One part of the Botrytis cinerea B05.10 chromosome 8, complete sequence genome encodes these proteins:
- the Bcpka2 gene encoding Bcpka2, translating to MAETTTAAAEEERNLVAHFKEQKILPPDEIKKNPRKEGLGASSRNLSVRDFELVRTLGTGTFARVWLVRLANPAEEDRDKVFALKVLRKVEVIKLKQVDHVNHERSVLSDVAGHPFITTLITSFSDHDSLYMLLDYCPGGEVFSYLRKAKRFDENTARFYAAEIVLILEFLHEQEGVAYRDMKPENLLLDAEGHIKLVDFGFAKRLGNRETYTLCGTPEYLAPEVIQSKGHTTAVDWWALGILIYEFLTGYPPFWHSNPIEIYKQIVSKPVSFPAEPAISPAAKDIIRQFCTLDRSHRLGNISGGAARVKDHPFFQGVIWEDVYYRKYRGPIIPPLRYPGDAQNFDLYPDEKEGREPYTEELAAKYDDCFKGF from the exons ATGGCTGAGACCACGACGGCTGCGGctgaggaagaaagaaacttaGTGGCTCACTTCAAAGAGCAGAAAATCCTGCCCCCcgatgaaatcaaaaaaaatccaagGAAAGAAGGGTTGGGAGCAAGTTCGAGAAATTTGAGCGTGCGAGACTTTGAGTTGGTGAGGACTTTAGGAACTG GCACATTCGCTCGCGT CTGGCTTGTACGCCTTGCGAATCCTGCTGAAGAGGATCGTGATAAGGTTTTTGCGCTGAAGGTCCTGCGGAAAGTCGAGG TCATCAAACTTAAACAGGTCGACCATGTCAATCACGAGCGTTCGGTTCTTTCAGATGTTGCTGGACATCCTTTTATTACTACATTaattacttctttttctgaTCACGATTCACTGTATATGCTG CTTGACTACTGCCCTGGAGGTGAAGTATTCTCCTATCTACGAAAAGCCAAACGATTCGACGAGAACACAGCTCGATTTTATGCCGCGGAAATAgttttgattcttgaatttttacATGAACAAGAAGGCGTTGCATATAGAGACATGAAGCCGGAGAACCTGCTGTTGGATGCTGAGGGACACATAAAATTGGTCGATTTTGGATTCGCAAAACGTTTAGGAAACA GGGAAACATATACTTTATGTGGCACGCCAGAGTATCTTGCGCCAGAGgttattcaatcaaaaggcCATACGACCGCCGTCGACTGGTGGGCTTTGGGCATATTAATATATGAATTCCTCACAGGATATCCACCCTTTTGGCATTCAAACCCAATTGAGATTTATAAGCA AATTGTTAGCAAGCCAGTTTCTTTCCCTGCCGAACCTGCCATTTCACCTGCGGCAAAAGATATCATTCGCCAATTTTGCACGCTCGATCGATCACATCGTCTCGGAAACATATCCGGTGGCGCTGCACGGGTGAAAGACCACCCTTTTTTTCAAGGAGTGATCTGGGAAGATGTATATTACAGGAAATACCGTGGTCCGATTATACCCCCTTTGAGATATCCTGGCGATGCTCAAAATTTCGATTTATATCCcgatgaaaaagaaggaagagaaccATACACAGAGGAGCTCGCGGCAAAATACGATGATTGTTTCAAGGGTTTTTAG